From the Acidobacteriota bacterium genome, one window contains:
- a CDS encoding amidohydrolase, whose amino-acid sequence MKILLRVCLLAFFVCFSSIFLSSSAQTSPGESADLILTNGRIWTGGDSNSFVEAVAIRGNQIVRVGTAAEIKQLAGQQTQLIDLGGRLASPGFNDAHIHFLSGAMGLNQVDLTGTKTVAEMVERIAAYAKTHPDRQWITGRGWEYTPFPGGLPTKVYLDAIVKDRPVFLSAYDGHSAWVNSKALELAGINDQTKFTGYGEIVRNAAGEATGALKEGAQSLVRRLLPEPTREEQLNALRAGLKIAASLGITSMQNASGSPNEFSLYEELLQRGELTTRFSMAFSVGERTIDDQIKNFTELKTKYDLNPMLRAASVKFVLDGVIESHTAAMLDRYADLPANSGNPFGETTMPPDIYRDLVVKLDKLGFQIYTHAIGDRAVREALNAYEAALKANNRGFSRNRIEHIETVSPEDIPRFAKLNVMASMEPIHADPGTAEVWSKAVGLGRLPYAFAWQSLLRAGARLVYSSDWPASISLDPIRGIHCAVNRRTIDGQPPKGWVPQQRISVGDALRAYTQAGAFSSFEEIIKGHIAPGQMADIIVFSQDLFKIDPARIYETKVVLNVFDGKVIYRTM is encoded by the coding sequence ATGAAAATTTTGCTCCGAGTTTGTTTGCTCGCTTTTTTTGTTTGTTTCTCGTCCATTTTCCTTTCATCTTCCGCTCAAACTTCTCCCGGTGAATCTGCCGATTTGATTTTGACCAATGGTCGAATCTGGACGGGAGGCGATTCCAATTCTTTCGTCGAAGCTGTCGCAATCCGCGGCAATCAAATCGTGCGCGTCGGTACAGCCGCCGAAATAAAACAGCTCGCCGGTCAGCAAACACAGTTGATTGATTTGGGCGGGCGGCTGGCTTCGCCCGGATTCAACGACGCGCATATTCACTTTTTAAGCGGGGCGATGGGATTAAACCAAGTGGACCTGACCGGAACAAAAACTGTCGCCGAGATGGTTGAACGCATCGCCGCCTATGCCAAAACACATCCCGACAGGCAATGGATTACCGGACGCGGTTGGGAATACACGCCCTTTCCCGGCGGATTGCCCACGAAAGTTTATCTGGACGCAATCGTCAAAGATCGTCCGGTTTTCCTTAGCGCTTACGACGGGCATAGCGCCTGGGTGAATTCCAAAGCATTGGAATTGGCGGGAATCAACGACCAGACCAAGTTTACGGGCTACGGCGAAATTGTCCGAAATGCAGCGGGCGAAGCAACCGGCGCGCTTAAGGAAGGCGCACAAAGCCTGGTCAGGCGATTATTGCCAGAACCCACGCGCGAAGAACAACTTAACGCTTTGCGAGCAGGGCTAAAAATCGCCGCGTCACTGGGCATCACCAGCATGCAAAACGCTAGCGGCTCTCCCAATGAGTTTTCGCTTTATGAAGAGTTGCTACAACGCGGCGAGCTGACCACACGGTTTTCCATGGCCTTTTCCGTCGGAGAGCGAACCATCGATGACCAAATCAAAAATTTCACCGAGCTGAAAACGAAATACGACCTGAATCCAATGCTTCGCGCTGCGTCAGTCAAGTTTGTCCTGGACGGAGTGATTGAATCTCACACGGCGGCAATGCTTGACCGTTACGCCGATTTGCCAGCCAATTCCGGCAATCCTTTCGGCGAAACTACAATGCCGCCAGATATTTACCGCGATTTAGTGGTGAAACTGGATAAGCTGGGATTTCAGATTTATACACACGCCATCGGCGACCGCGCCGTCCGCGAGGCATTGAACGCTTACGAGGCAGCACTCAAAGCCAACAATCGCGGCTTCAGCCGCAACCGCATCGAACACATCGAAACCGTTTCCCCGGAAGACATTCCGCGATTCGCCAAATTGAATGTCATGGCTTCGATGGAGCCAATTCACGCGGACCCTGGCACGGCGGAAGTCTGGTCGAAAGCCGTCGGCTTGGGACGCTTGCCGTATGCTTTTGCCTGGCAATCGTTGCTGCGCGCCGGAGCGCGTTTGGTGTACAGCAGCGATTGGCCCGCCTCAATCAGCCTTGATCCCATTCGCGGCATTCATTGCGCAGTCAACCGCCGAACCATTGACGGCCAACCACCCAAAGGCTGGGTTCCGCAACAACGCATCAGCGTCGGAGACGCGTTGCGGGCGTATACGCAAGCCGGAGCGTTTTCCTCCTTTGAGGAAATCATCAAAGGCCACATCGCTCCGGGGCAAATGGCCGACATCATCGTGTTTTCGCAAGACCTGTTCAAAATTGATCCCGCGCGAATTTATGAAACGAAAGTCGTACTAAACGTCTTCGATGGCAAGGTGATTTACCGAACGATGTAG
- a CDS encoding inositol oxygenase, whose protein sequence is MSKAIHPNFIPADASSPFLSTISDTEHFRNYEAAERDCVKELYRENHTNQTLEFVLAKKAEYSKLDKLQMGIWEALDKMNSFVDDSDPDLALPQITHALQTAEAIRQDGHPRWFILAGLIHDLGKVLYLFDEPQWAVVGDTFPVGCAYSDKIVYHELFADNPDFHNPKYQTPNGIYDAGCGLDILHLSWGHDEYLYLVTKDYLPKEAQWMLRYHSCYPIHREGAYQHLLNQHDEETLKWVRAFNPYDLYSKCEVEPNAAELRPFYEELVAEFFPAKINW, encoded by the coding sequence ATGTCGAAAGCCATACATCCTAATTTTATTCCGGCTGATGCCTCCTCTCCGTTTTTGAGCACCATCAGCGATACCGAACATTTCCGAAATTACGAAGCCGCAGAGCGCGATTGCGTCAAGGAGCTTTATCGAGAAAACCACACCAATCAAACGCTGGAATTTGTCCTGGCCAAAAAGGCCGAGTATTCCAAACTGGACAAATTGCAGATGGGAATCTGGGAAGCGTTGGACAAAATGAACAGCTTTGTGGACGACAGCGATCCCGATTTGGCGTTACCGCAAATCACTCATGCGCTGCAAACCGCCGAAGCGATTCGCCAGGATGGCCATCCGCGCTGGTTCATTCTGGCCGGGTTGATCCACGACCTGGGCAAAGTGTTGTACTTGTTCGATGAACCGCAATGGGCCGTTGTCGGCGATACATTCCCGGTCGGTTGCGCATATTCGGACAAGATCGTGTATCACGAACTGTTTGCCGATAACCCGGATTTTCATAATCCGAAATACCAAACGCCCAACGGAATTTACGACGCCGGTTGCGGGCTGGATATCCTGCACCTTTCGTGGGGCCACGATGAATATCTGTATTTGGTGACGAAAGATTACCTGCCCAAAGAAGCGCAGTGGATGCTTCGTTACCATTCGTGCTACCCGATTCATCGCGAAGGCGCTTACCAGCACTTGCTGAACCAGCACGATGAAGAAACCCTGAAATGGGTTCGGGCGTTCAATCCCTACGACCTCTACTCCAAATGCGAAGTCGAGCCGAACGCCGCCGAGTTGCGTCCGTTTTACGAAGAACTGGTCGCTGAATTCTTCCCGGCAAAGATCAATTGGTAG
- a CDS encoding VWA domain-containing protein, which produces MFIGKTLRLSVRLATALLFVAALSFYVVHRTNAQDPPQPPKAKPTPTPKDQKDRKGAQRQGAQADQQSLDPEGTIRVDVDEVVLDVSVIDQSNTPVYDLKKEDFSVYEDKVKQDIASVRREEVPVSFGLVIDTSGSMRAKLQQVIDSGNQLVKQMREQDEAFVASFKTEPELIQEFTHDRRDLEDALNELYSSGGTSLLDAIVATSDYAQQKAKQRRKALIIISDGLEKNSSVKEKEVIEAIKENEVQLYLVGFIDEDSESGGLFRKSDAKKAKELLVKLAEDSGGRVFFPKEVSEMPAIADQIAKDLRTQYILSYVPTNLVKDGTFRTVNVQVNPRGNRKLIARTRRGYYARDPKLQQPSANIKKTSNP; this is translated from the coding sequence ATGTTCATCGGTAAAACGCTGCGTCTTTCGGTTCGATTGGCAACGGCGCTTTTGTTCGTCGCCGCTTTGAGTTTTTACGTTGTGCATCGGACTAACGCTCAGGATCCTCCGCAGCCCCCCAAAGCCAAACCCACGCCGACGCCCAAAGATCAGAAAGACCGCAAAGGCGCGCAACGCCAGGGCGCGCAAGCCGATCAGCAATCGCTCGACCCGGAAGGGACAATCCGCGTTGACGTGGACGAAGTTGTATTGGACGTTTCCGTTATTGACCAAAGCAACACGCCGGTTTATGACCTGAAAAAAGAAGATTTCTCCGTGTACGAAGATAAGGTGAAACAGGACATTGCCAGCGTTCGTCGCGAAGAGGTTCCTGTCAGTTTTGGGTTGGTCATTGACACCTCCGGCAGTATGCGGGCCAAACTGCAGCAGGTGATTGATTCCGGAAACCAATTGGTCAAACAGATGCGCGAACAGGACGAAGCTTTTGTCGCTTCATTCAAAACGGAGCCGGAACTGATTCAGGAATTCACGCACGACCGCCGCGATTTGGAAGATGCGCTAAATGAACTGTATAGCAGTGGCGGCACTTCCCTGCTCGATGCCATCGTCGCAACTTCGGATTACGCGCAACAAAAAGCCAAACAACGCCGCAAAGCCCTGATCATCATTTCCGACGGATTGGAAAAAAACAGCTCCGTCAAAGAAAAGGAAGTGATCGAAGCGATCAAGGAAAACGAAGTGCAACTGTACCTGGTGGGTTTCATTGATGAAGATTCAGAAAGCGGGGGGCTGTTCAGGAAATCCGATGCGAAAAAGGCGAAAGAGTTGTTGGTCAAACTGGCCGAAGATTCCGGCGGACGCGTCTTTTTCCCGAAAGAAGTCAGCGAAATGCCGGCCATCGCCGATCAAATTGCCAAAGATTTACGCACGCAATACATTCTCAGTTACGTGCCAACCAATCTGGTAAAAGACGGCACGTTCCGCACGGTAAACGTCCAGGTGAACCCCAGAGGCAATCGCAAACTGATTGCGCGCACACGACGAGGCTATTACGCGCGCGACCCAAAATTGCAACAACCTTCTGCAAACATCAAAAAGACTTCCAATCCGTAA